The sequence TTATGTTTGCCACTATATTTTTGTATGTATCACCCTGGATAGTTCCCCCATTCTCCTAGCATAggagttcatttaaaaaatttttaaacagtattTTATTAAGTCTAATTTACACACATGAAAATGCACACATCTTAGGTTTACAGGTCAGTGACTTTATATATGTTTTCTCTTATTTGACTGCCATCTAGGTGAAGACACCAAATGTTTCTACTACCCTTAGAAAAGTTCCCTCTTTATTCTTTCCAATCAGTACTCCCCTATTTCCCCTCAACTGATAACTCttgatttgttaatttttttttacttctgtaaaatgtttttgagattcattcccTGCTGCATTACCAGAACTTTttgtttattgctgagtagtatgcccctgctgctgctgctaagtcgcttcagtcgtgtccgactctgtgcgaccccatagacagaagcccaccaggctcccccatccctgggattctccaggcaagaacactggagtgggttgccatttccctctccaatgcatgaaagtgaaaagtgaaagtgaagtcgctcagtcgtgtccgacccacagcaaccccatggactgcagccttccaggctcctccatccatgggattttccaggcaagagtactggagtgaggtgccattgccttctccagtatgccCCTATTACTGTTTAATTAGAAATTCCCTTTATACTCTTCCTGGGCTCTTTTTGATAAGAATGTGCCTTATATCTGTACTTTATTTAGGAAGAATAAAATAGACATATGACACattcataaaagtaaaattaaaaatgagtaaatattcCTAGAACTGGAAAAGGGAATTAAGTTAAAACTGTTGGTACAGGGCAAAAGAATGTTCATTCAGCTAGGTATTAATAAACTGAACTTGATGAATTGATTTTTCAATACAATAAAGATTTAATgacaataaagcaaaaatgggGGTGGAGTGATGGAAGCAGTTAAATGATGTCATCATAGTTGTAAACAGAATCCTAGGAGTTCCCATTCCCTGACTGTTTCACACATGGAGGCTTACACCTTACTTGATGCAGGCTGTGTAAATACCCTCATTCATTAGGGTTTATAAAatgacatttgtttatttatggctctgctgggtcttcattgctgttcaggcttttctcaagttgcagtgagctggggcttctcttggggtgctcacTGTTGTCGtgtctcttgttggggagcacaggttcTCGTGtgcacaagcttcagtagttgtggcacataggctcagtagttgagcctctcgggccctagagcacaggctcagtagttgtggcacacaggcttagttgcttctcaacatgtggaatcttcctggatcagggatcaaacctgtgtctcctgcattggcaggcagattctttaccactgagccaccatggaaatccataaaatgacattttcattATAATTCTTTTATGAGCTCAGATATTTTCCTAAAGGGATCAACTCCATTCATCAACTCTTTGTATACTCAAAGGCAGAATTTATACAGTAAGGCAAGATAAgcacatgaaatcttcccttttgTTTAGCCATTCTATAACTTAGACCAGTTTATTCCAAAAGTCATGAATTATAGGCAATGTGTTTTGACTGTTTGGCCATCTGTCCTATACTAAGTGCTCGAAATGGATTGGATTATTTATAGCTTACAACACTTAAGAgtactttacaaatgaggaaattgagcctTAGAGAGTTTTCAGTACCTTGCTGAAGACCTCACGGTAAGTTGCAGAGCCCCATATTTGGTCCCCCCAGATATTCTTATTGTAGAATAAGTTCTTAACAGTTATGTCACATTTCTTTTCCCCATTCTGTGTCTATATATGTTAAGTTGATGTTTGTCTCCATTTAAGTCATTTAATGGAAAGGACAAGATAGGACCAAGTAGAGAGTAATGCATCATGTTTTAGAAATCTGTTGGTAGACTAATACGTGGTCACTGACAATGGGAACATAGTCGTAAACTGCGTTTTCAGTCTGCCATACCTGAACAAGTTTTTGTGATCTGTCGTCACACATCTTTTTAATCAGGTAAAGCTTAGCATCTATGTGGTTTTATTAATATCTGAATAGTTTTGCTTTATGAAAAAAGATTTGGTGTGAATTTGAGAATGTTCGAGAGATGAATTTTCATAAATGtcaatttccatttttctgctaTGCATTCCATTGGACCAGTGGGGTTTGGATACCGTTTGGTAATATTTGCTAGACTGTGATCTAGATGGGTATGTATTCAGGTAGAATGAGTTAAATCTTATGCCTTTaatttgggggtgggtgggaggcttCTGGTCTTGTATGTGCCTGTGGTTATGACTTCTTGTTCTTATTTAATATGCCATATCTATTTGTATGCCCCTTTTCATTTACCTAGTTCCTTTGTCCAGTCTAGAAGAAGGTGggagaaaattaagaaaagatgTTGTTTGTTAAACTTTTTCTGTAGAATAGCAGCTCTGGCACTGGAAAAGTTTGACTCAGCTCTTGCCATAAAGGACAAAGGATTAAATCGAAACAAAACATGTTTTGCTCCCTGAGGCCAAGGCATTGTTTTAAAACTTTCACATGGAAGGTCTGGGAGTGTGGCAGAGAGTGTAAAATACTTGAAATTCCAAGGTTGTGTACTATTCCATTATATGTTTAACTAAAGATAAAAACTTTATAATTACCTTATCTCTTTGAGTGCCCTTGTCCTAGAATTAACATTAAGAACCTAAGCCCCAAGgggtagccaaaaaaaaaaaaaagcccagattAGTTTGCCAGTAATTGTTGTGTACTTCTTGATGTATCTGTGTTCTTTACTAGTGACTAAGAGTGTTAGTTAATGAATTTTTGAAAGATGATTGAGATAATTATTCTTCCATTTGGTATGAGAATCAAAGGATAGAGCaaagatatacaaataaatatggtAAATATAAATTGCATGATAAAGTCTTCATGAAATAGTTTTGGTGgttttgtttatatatgtatatctctaTATCTATCTCCACTTGTTGATGAGCATATTTGAATAAACCTTGAATTCATTTCTTAATGTGTGCCTTCTGTAACATCTCTTGTCTACCTTCAGGTGAGAAGCCATTTAAGTGTGACCAGTGCAGTTATGTGGCCTCTAATCAACATGAAGTAACCCGCCACGCAAGACAGGTTCACAATGGGCCTAAACCTCTTAACTGCCCACACTGTGACTACAAAACAGCAGACAGAAGTAACTTCAAAAAACACGTGGAGCTCCATGTTAATCCACGGCAGTTCAACTGCCCTGTATGTGACTATGCAGCTTCCAAGAAGTGTAATCTGCAGTATCATTTCAAATCTAAGCATCCTACTTGTCCTAATAAAACCATGGATGTCTCAAAGGTGAAACTAAAGAAAACCAAGAAGCGAGAGGCTGACTTGCCTGATAACAAACTCaccagtgagaaaacagaaacagagcagACCAAAGGAAAGGGGGATGTGACTGGGAAGAAAAACGAGAGGTCTGTAAAAGCGGAGAAGAAAGATAATGTTTCAAAGGAGAAAAAGCCTTGTAGTAATGCCTCAAGCCAAGTGACCACCAGAACGCGCAAATCGGCCATGGAAGCTAAAGAAGTGGATGTGTCCCCGGGAAACAATTCAGAAAAAAGCTGCAAaagcaagaaaagcaaaaggaaggCGGAAGCTGAAGCCCATTCCTTACAAGAGCCTGTTGATGATGAGGAACCtgtgacaaaaaagaaaaggaaggcagaAAGCAAATCCAAAAATAGTCAGGAAGTGCCAAAGGGTGACAGCAAAGTAGAggagaataaaaagcaaaacatttgcgtgaaaaacagtacaaagaagaaaactgtgagaagtaaatCATGTAAGAAAAGCAGCCAGCCTGCTCAGAGGCGGCCCACTCAGATGGAGTCTGCTCAGGTGGGGTGTGTTCAGACGGAGCCGCggccgcctccttctcctccccctcccgcTCCCGTGGGGTGTGGTGAGGTCGAGGTTGTCCAGAAGGGGCCTGTTCCCATGGAGCCATCTCCTGCCATGGAGCCTGTTCAGGTGACCCCTGTTCAGATggagccttctcctcctcttcctcctcctcccccagagCCTGCTCAGGTGGGATCTGTTCAGGTAGAGCCTCCTCCCTCGCCTCTCCCTGTGGGGGCTGCTGAGATCGAGGTTGTTCAGAAGGGGCCTGTTGAGACAGAGCCTCCTCCTCCCATGGAGCCGATCCCCAGAAGGTCTCCTCGAAAAGATAATAGAAAGGAAAAGTCCAGCATGCTGAGTGAAATGGCACGGAAGGAGCAAGTCCTTATTGAGGTTGGCTTAGTGCCTGTTAAAGACAAGCAGCTTCTAAAAGAAAGTGCCGGTGCACAGGATCTCTTCCCACCATCACCACCCCTGCCAAAGGAAAGCTTAAAGGGGGAAGAATCGAAAGACCAAAATTTGTTCCCTGCAGGCGAAGGAAATAAAGAAGCCCCTcttgaaaaagtggaagcagaagAGGCAGATAAGAGTCTGGCTGGTGTTGCTGCTGTTATCAAGGAATCTGCCAACACTTCATCCTCTGAAGAAAACTTGAATATGCCAGAGGGTGAAACTTCAGAGGATAAACATCAAGCTGAAGCTGtgctctgtgaaatggagatggaCACTGATGAGAAGAAAGCAGAGAATATCCCCAGCAGAGACTTGGCAGTTGAAGAACCAGTTTCACCACCACTTCCTGCTCTACCGCTAGAAAAACATGAAGCCGTGTCCACAACTGCTGTGGCCTCACCTCCTGTCACCGTGGCAGTAAATGAGTCTCAGGAAATGGATGAAGACGAAGGCATCCACAGTCATGATGGAAGTGACCTAAGTGACAACACGTCAGAGGACAGTGATGATTCTGGATTGAACGGTGCTCGGCCAGTTCCACAAGAGACCagtgggaaagatggaaaggatGCCTTGGCTGTCAAAGTGGCCGAGGGAGATTTCGTTTGTATCTTCTGTGATCGTTCTTTTCGAAAGGAAAAAGATTACAGCAAACACCTCAATCGCCATTTGGTTAATGTATACTTCCTTGAAAAGGCAGCTCAAGGGCAGGAGTAATGAAACTCTGGTCAAGGCTTCAGTTCTTAGTGTATAAGGTCTCTGACATTTTATATTCACTTGGAGTAGTAGAcagccttttgtttttaaaatcaattactGTCCAGTCTTGATTTTTAAGTGGCACTCTTTTTCTTGGACTCTGTGTACCTACTGATGTACACATTTTAGCAAATCCAAGGGAGTTAGTATACTAAACCAGCGGTCATCTAAACctgttagctttttaaaaatgtttttatcttttgcCTTTAACTGAACCAAGGATGCCAAGGTGGTATTAGAGCATTCTATCAATTTGTTCAGCAATAACTTGTCAGTTTTTTCCTCATGTCTGTCTTCCTTTTCACTTTAGTTTATTCTTCATTCCTTGTTTAGCCCTATAAA comes from Bubalus kerabau isolate K-KA32 ecotype Philippines breed swamp buffalo chromosome 7, PCC_UOA_SB_1v2, whole genome shotgun sequence and encodes:
- the LOC129657900 gene encoding RE1-silencing transcription factor-like: MATQVMGQSSGGGGLFTGSGTMGMALPNDMYDLPDLSRAELAAPQLIMLANVALTGEVNGGCCDYLVGEERQMAELMPVGDSNFSDSDGEGLEESPEVKGEPSGLENMELESLELNVVQPRPVFEVAAASETYSSNKDVPQETPVTEDKCKNLKSKPFRCKPCQYEAESEEQFVHHIRVHSAKKFFVEESAEKQAKARESGSSTGEEGDFSKGPIRCDRCGYNTNRYDHYTAHLKHHTRAGDNERVYKCIICTYTTVSEYHWRKHLRNHFPRKVYTCGKCNYFSDRKNNYVQHVRTHTGERPYKCELCPYSSSQKTHLTRHMRTHSGEKPFKCDQCSYVASNQHEVTRHARQVHNGPKPLNCPHCDYKTADRSNFKKHVELHVNPRQFNCPVCDYAASKKCNLQYHFKSKHPTCPNKTMDVSKVKLKKTKKREADLPDNKLTSEKTETEQTKGKGDVTGKKNERSVKAEKKDNVSKEKKPCSNASSQVTTRTRKSAMEAKEVDVSPGNNSEKSCKSKKSKRKAEAEAHSLQEPVDDEEPVTKKKRKAESKSKNSQEVPKGDSKVEENKKQNICVKNSTKKKTVRSKSCKKSSQPAQRRPTQMESAQVGCVQTEPRPPPSPPPPAPVGCGEVEVVQKGPVPMEPSPAMEPVQVTPVQMEPSPPLPPPPPEPAQVGSVQVEPPPSPLPVGAAEIEVVQKGPVETEPPPPMEPIPRRSPRKDNRKEKSSMLSEMARKEQVLIEVGLVPVKDKQLLKESAGAQDLFPPSPPLPKESLKGEESKDQNLFPAGEGNKEAPLEKVEAEEADKSLAGVAAVIKESANTSSSEENLNMPEGETSEDKHQAEAVLCEMEMDTDEKKAENIPSRDLAVEEPVSPPLPALPLEKHEAVSTTAVASPPVTVAVNESQEMDEDEGIHSHDGSDLSDNTSEDSDDSGLNGARPVPQETSGKDGKDALAVKVAEGDFVCIFCDRSFRKEKDYSKHLNRHLVNVYFLEKAAQGQE